The Streptomyces sp. ALI-76-A nucleotide sequence GGTGTGTACCACAACGCCGTCGGCAAGGCCCTCTTTACCGCCAACGACTTCGCGATGCTGCGGGCCCCCGAAGGGCACCTCTTGTTGCAGACCCTGCGCTCCCACGACCAGTGGAACACCGTTCCCTACACGTCCAACGACCGCTACCGGGGCATCCACGGGAGCCGCCGGGTGGTGCTCGTCAACCCGGAGGACGTGGCCCGACTCGGCCTGACCGAGGGACAACACGTCGACCTGGTCGGCGTGTGGTCCGACAGCGCCGAGCGTCGCGCCGAGGACTTCCGTGTGGTCCCCTACCCCACCACCCGGGGCTGCGCAGCCGCCTACTACCCCGAGACCAACGTCCTGGTGCCGTTGGACAGCGTGGCCGACAAGAGCAACCAACCGACGTCGAAGGCGATCGTGGTCCGCCTGGAGCCCGCCGCCTCCCGGCCGCCGTCCGTGTCCCGGGGCTGACCCCGCCCGGATCCCCGGATCCGGCCGGCTCCGGTTCGGCTTGCCGATCACGGTCGAGGTGGCCTCCTACGTCGCGTTCATGGGCTACACCCAGCCCTGGTACTCGGTGCGCGACGTGGAGGCACCGGTCGGTGCCGACATGGGGCACCTCACCTGCTTCCTCCGCGACGGTGACCGCGTGTTCCTCACCTACTCCACGACGGGCCGTGGCAACGAGCGGGTCAACGGCTCCCTCGGCCTGCTCGACATGACGCCCTACGGCCGCGGCGAGGCGTGGGAGGACAACCCCGAGGGCTGGCCCGAGGGGCTCGGTCCGTGCTGGTCCTGGCGCTCGGACGCGGAGGGGAACGCCACCTGGGGGCCGACCGGTCGTCCCGTGCCGCAGTGGACCCGCCCCGGCGCGACGCCCGTGGAGACCCTCGGCCGCCACAGCCACCACCACTGAGAGGGCGAGAGCGGACCAGGCGAGCGGGGCGGAACGGACCGGCCGAGCCTTTCGACGTGATGCTCACGCCCACGCGACGGACGTGTCCTGCTGCCGCGTCACCACAGTCCGTCCCGGACGTCCCCTACCGGCCGGCCCGACCCGGGACGGGGAGGTATCCCCACCTCCGCTCCGGCGGCTGCCACCATGGGCCCGGCTGGTGCGCCCAGGCAGAGTCTGAGGACATGAAGGCAACAGTGAAGACCTCGCGGGCCCGGCTTGTCACCGCCGCTGTGCTCGCTGCCGCCGTCGCGTCCACGGCCCCGGTGTCCGGTGCCACGGCCCCTCCCCGCCCGGCGTCCGCAGCCACCACGGACGGCTCGGACGGCTCTGACGGCCGGGTCACCTCGCGCCAGCTCCAACGGGAGGCGGCCCGCGTCCTTGAGGAGGGCGGGTTCGTCGGGGTCACGGTGCGGGTGCGCGACGGGGGCCGTACGGTACACGCCCGAGCGGGCGAGGCCGAACCGCACACCGGTCGTCCTGTGCCGCGCGGGGCGGAGTTCAGGATGGGCAGCGTCACCAAGGCGTTCGTGGCCACCGTGGTGCTGCAACTGGTCGCCGAGGCCCGCCTGTCCCTGGACGACACGGTCGAGCGCTGGCTGCCGGGTGTGGTGAGCGGCAACGGCAACGACGGCAGCCGCGTCACCATCAGGAACCTGCTCCAGCACACCAGTGGCATCCACAACTACGGTCCCGAGGACGACACCGGGAACACCGCGGCCGACTTCGAGCGGACGCGGTTCGATCACTGGGACCCCGAGCAACTGGTCGCCGGCGCGATGCGCCACCGGCCGGACTTCCCGCCCGCACGGGCCGATGATCCCGAACCCGACTGGAACTACTCCAACCCCGGCTACCTCCTCGCCGGGATGATCATCGAGAAGGCCACCGGGCGGCCCTGGGCCGAGGAGGTGCGCGACCGCGTCGTCCGCCCGCTCGGCCTGACCGGGACCTACGCGCCCGGCGACGATCCGTACCTGAAGGCGCCGCACGCGCACACCCACCATCTGTTCCCCGGCTCGGCCACCTGGACGGACACCACGGTCAGGAACATGTCCCGGGCGGACGCGAGCGCTGCCCTCGTCGGCACCGAACGCGACCTGGACCGCTTCTTCACCGCCCTGCTGGGCGGGCGGCTGCTGCCTCCCGCCCAGCTCGCGGAGATGCGCGGGACCGTGCCCGTCAGCGAGGACTACGACATGGGGTTCCCCGGCCTGCGGTACGGCCTGGGACTGATGCAGCAGCCGCTGACCTGCGGCGACGACACCTGGGGCCACGGAGGGGACCTGGAGGGGTTCACCGTGCGCACCGGTTTCACCGCGGACGCGCGCCGCTCGGTCGTCGTCGTCGCCACCGGCACCGGCGGCGGCCTCGAACAGCTTCTCGCGGCCGAGCGCGCCGTCCGCGGACTCGTGGACCGCGCCCTGTGCTCCGACATCAGGTGACCCGGCCCCGTTCACGCGGCGGCCTGCCGCGCCGACCGCGGCCCGCGGGCTCGCTCGCCGCCGCCCTG carries:
- a CDS encoding serine hydrolase domain-containing protein; amino-acid sequence: MKATVKTSRARLVTAAVLAAAVASTAPVSGATAPPRPASAATTDGSDGSDGRVTSRQLQREAARVLEEGGFVGVTVRVRDGGRTVHARAGEAEPHTGRPVPRGAEFRMGSVTKAFVATVVLQLVAEARLSLDDTVERWLPGVVSGNGNDGSRVTIRNLLQHTSGIHNYGPEDDTGNTAADFERTRFDHWDPEQLVAGAMRHRPDFPPARADDPEPDWNYSNPGYLLAGMIIEKATGRPWAEEVRDRVVRPLGLTGTYAPGDDPYLKAPHAHTHHLFPGSATWTDTTVRNMSRADASAALVGTERDLDRFFTALLGGRLLPPAQLAEMRGTVPVSEDYDMGFPGLRYGLGLMQQPLTCGDDTWGHGGDLEGFTVRTGFTADARRSVVVVATGTGGGLEQLLAAERAVRGLVDRALCSDIR